In Sphaeramia orbicularis chromosome 12, fSphaOr1.1, whole genome shotgun sequence, the following proteins share a genomic window:
- the LOC115429278 gene encoding sodium- and chloride-dependent GABA transporter 2-like, whose translation MEERGQWSNKVEFVLSVAGSIIGLGNMWRFPYLCYKNGGGAFLIPYLIFLFTCGVPVFFLETALGQYTSEGGITCWRKISPLFEGLGYGTQVIVTLLNFYYIIVLAWGIFYLYFSFSWDLAWSSCNNTWNTGNKSTFRCCSCSNCVEFQRRNTSINTTINPNATSPVMEFWERRALRISPGLDHMGTLNWDLALCLLIAWIMCYFCIWKGVKSTGKVVYFTATFPYLMLIVLLIRGLTLPGAGIGIQFYLYPDLGRLADPQVWMDAGTQIFFSYAICLGSLTALGSYNRYNNNCYKDCLALCFLNSGTSFMAGFAIFSILGFMSYEQNVPISEVAESGPGLAFIAYPRAVSMMPFSPLWAALFFIMIVFLGLDSQFVCVESLVTAIVDMYPAVFRRKNRRELFLLAVAFLSFIVGLIMLMEGGMYVFQLFDYYAASGMCLLFMSIFETVCIAWVYGAERFYDNIEDMIGYRPGPYIKYCWLFFTPATCIGTFAFSLIKYTPLKYNNEYIYPWWGYAIGWLLALSSMVCIPLWMLYKISTTQGTLRERIKFLITPSDDLPKTKREQERLLAIFAPEAEINITTNGYLPVSESDSSI comes from the exons ATGGAGGAACGGGGCCAGTGGAGCAACAAGGTAGAGTTTGTGCTTTCAGTTGCTGGTTCCATCATCGGACTGGGCAACATGTGGCGCTTCCCTTACCTCTGCTACAAGAACGGGGGAG GTGCATTCCTCATCCCTTACCTGATATTCCTGTTCACCTGTGGTGTCCCTGTCTTCTTCCTGGAGACGGCCTTGGGTCAGTACACGAGTGAGGGAGGTATTACCTGCTGGAGAAAAATTAGTCCATTATTTGAAG GTCTTGGTTATGGCACGCAGGTAATAGTGACTCTGTTGAACTTCTACTACATCATTGTTTTGGCCTGGGGGATTTTCTATCTGTATTTCTCCTTCTCCTGGGACCTGGCCTGGTCCTCCTGCAACAACACATGGAACACAGGTAATAAGTCCACATTCAggtgttgttcttgtt CAAACTGtgtggagtttcagagaagaaacaCCTCTATCAACACAACAATCAATCCTAATGCAACTTCTCCTGTCATGGAGTTCTGGGA GAGAAGAGCGCTGAGAATTTCCCCTGGCCTTGACCACATGGGTACTCTGAACTGGGATCTGGCCCTGTGTCTGCTCATTGCCTGGATCATGTGTTACTTTTGCATCTGGAAGGGGGTGAAATCTACAGGCAAG GTGGTCTACTTCACTGCCACCTTCCCCTATCTGATGCTGATAGTGCTGTTAATTAGAGGGCTCACCCTGCCGGGAGCTGGAATAGGCATCCAGTTCTATCTTTATCCTGACCTAGGACGACTGGCAGACCCCCAG GTGTGGATGGATGCAGGTACCCAGATCTTCTTCTCCTATGCCATTTGTTTGGGGTCACTGACTGCTCTGGGCAGCTATAACAGATATAACAATAACTGCTACAA AGACTGCCTGGCATTGTGCTTTCTGAACAGTGGCACCAGTTTTATGGCAGGCTTTGCGATCTTCTCCATCCTGGGTTTCATGTCTTATGAACAGAATGTTCCTATCTCTGAAGTGGCAGAATCTG GTCCTGGTCTGGCATTCATAGCTTATCCCCGTGCTGTGTCAATGATGCCTTTCTCTCCCCTCTGGGCTGCCCTCTTCTTCATCATGATTGTTTTTCTGGGGTTGGACAGCCAG tttgtttgtgtagAGAGTCTCGTGACAGCGATTGTTGACATGTACCCTGCTGTGTTCAGACGTAAAAACCGCAGGGAGCTCTTCCTGTTAGCTGTGGCATTTTTATCCTTCATTGTGGGTCTCATCATGTTGATGGAG GGTGGTATGTATGTCTTCCAACTCTTTGATTACTATGCAGCCAGTGGTATGTGTCTTCTCTTCATGTCCATCTTTGAGACGGTGTGCATTGCATGGGTCTATG GTGCAGAACGGTTTTATGATAATATTGAGGACATGATTGGCTACCGCCCAGGACCTTATATCAAATACTGTTGGTTGTTCTTCACCCCAGCCACATGCATC GGTACCTTTGCCTTCTCCCTCATCAAATACACACCTCTGAAGTACAACAATGAGTATATTTATCCATGGTGGGGCTATGCTATTGGCTGGCTGCTTGCTCTTTCTTCTATGGTCTGCATCCCCCTTTGGATGTTGTACAAGATCAGTACCACCCAGGGAACACTAAGAGAG CGTATTAAGTTCCTCATCACACCATCTGATGACTTACCTAAAACCAAGAGGGAGCAGGAGAGGTTATTGGCCATCTTTGCTCCTGAAGCAGAAATCAACATAACTACCAATGGCTACCTTCCTGTGTCAGAGAGTGACTCCAGCATATAA